A window from Triticum aestivum cultivar Chinese Spring chromosome 6D, IWGSC CS RefSeq v2.1, whole genome shotgun sequence encodes these proteins:
- the LOC123145464 gene encoding ATP synthase delta chain, chloroplastic, with product MAALRLASSITLCPAAAAASPSSAAAAPRAASFACAVARGLPSLRLAAPRRRRGDLGRPSAAGAEAAAENYATALTEVAYESDSLDATVADMEKLEKIFAEEAIAEFFDNPTVPREEKTALIDEIAKSSELQPHTVNFLNVVIDNTRAGLMPQIVREFETAYNALTGTEEAVVTSVVQLESQDLAQIATHVQNITGAANVRIKTRLDPELIAGFTVQYGRDSSNFIDMSVRKQIAEITSEFEMPSVNLEV from the coding sequence ATGGCCGCCCTCCGCCTCGCCTCCTCCATCACCCTCTGCCCGGCGGCCGCGGCCGCGTcgccctcgtccgccgccgccgcgccccgcgccgcctccttcGCCTGCGCGGTCGCGCGCGGGCTCCCCTCCCTCCGcctcgccgcgccccgccgccgccgcggcgacctcggCAGGCCCAGCGCCGCCGGCGCCGAGGCCGCGGCCGAGAACTACGCGACCGCGCTCACGGAGGTGGCCTACGAGAGCGACTCCCTCGACGCGACCGTGGCCGACATGGAGAAGCTGGAGAAGATCTTCGCCGAGGAGGCCATCGCCGAGTTCTTCGACAACCCCACCGTGCCGCGCGAGGAGAAGACGGCGCTCATCGACGAGATCGCCAAGTCGTCGGAGCTGCAGCCGCACACCGTCAACTTCCTCAACGTGGTCATCGACAACACCCGCGCGGGCCTGATGCCGCAGATCGTGCGCGAGTTCGAGACCGCCTACAACGCGCTCACCGGCACCGAGGAGGCCGTCGTCACCTCCGTGGTGCAGCTCGAGTCGCAGGACCTCGCGCAGATCGCCACGCACGTGCAGAACATCACCGGCGCCGCCAACGTCCGGATCAAGACCCGCCTTGACCCGGAGCTCATCGCCGGATTCACCGTGCAGTACGGCCGCGACAGCTCCAACTTCATCGACATGAGCGTCCGCAAGCAGATCGCGGAGATCACCTCCGAGTTCGAGATGCCCTCCGTCAACCTCGAAGTCTGA
- the LOC123142648 gene encoding uncharacterized protein has product MCAVGGCRGGGLGRCGRRCLFGGRRPWVLVVRDFGRAGGEVSVDVYYSGSGCPVTRRACFDEVERLLQLRALLWPGLWPSGWDGGGTGGNPWPSAEATTMAAPLLGVGSLLGGLVERSFGLEMDWHRWWSSFGVMVASMAEQPAKVGTSICSEDGQVEDGGDDTCECVGLDCAPDPLLSSEDPTPPDGFLRDTNDIILHPAAAVPTGPALSVPATGGKLEDDGGFTLVVGRKRKRGNAQATLGPVAPPPAPRHGPPRGWFRHHARPAPPPPSRRIPPAARVRPTATASGPASSRALAPSIPAATASPASSPAPAASIPAATASGPAATPSPIIPQEPDDMEKERSLHLQFREEMSKLKGNKIYCLICYLKRDQKLVTMQNDRDDINHHNSASHKGRLVDCPSKGCLLVATNRHDIGIHAICCHPHML; this is encoded by the exons ATGTGTGCGGTgggtggatgccggggcggcggcctcgggcggtgtgGACGGCGTTGCCTCTTTGGCGGGCGACGGCCGTGGGTGTTGGTGGTCCGCGACTTCGGCCGTGCGGGCGGCGAGGTCTCGGTGGACGTCTACTACAGTGGGTCGGGGTGCCCCGTCACCCGGCGTGCCTGCTTCGATGAAGTCGAACGCCTTCTTCAGCTGCGTGCGCTCCTCTGGCCAGGTCTTTGGCCGAGTGGATGGGATGGGGGcgggaccgggggaaacccttggccgtcgGCGGAGGCCACGACAATGGCGGCGCCTTTGCTGGGCGTCGGTTCCCTTCTTGGAGGCCTTGTCGAG CGCTCCTTCGGCTTGGAGATGGACTGGCATAGGTGGTGGTCGTcatttggcgtcatggtggcgtcgatggcggagcaACCTgccaaggttggtacctcaatctgctctgaagatggacaaGTGGAAGATGGTGGCGACGACACGTGTGAGTGCGTCGGACTGGATTGTGCCccggacccg cTGCTCTCCTCCGAGGACCCTACCCCACCGGACGGCTTCCTCCGGGACACCAATGACATCATCCTCCACCCGGCGGCTGCCGTCCCCACGGGCCCCGCGTTGTCGGTCCCAGCCACCGGCGGGAAGCTGGAAGATGACGGTGGCTTTACCCTAGTCGTGGGCAGGAAGAGGAAGCGGGGGAATGCCCAGGCCACCCTCGGCCCTGTTGCCCCGCCACCCGCTCCGCGCCATGGTCCGCCGAGGGGCTGGTTTCGGCACCATgctcgccccgctcctcctcctccgagccGCCGTATTCCGCCCGCAGCCCGGGTGAGGCCTACTGCCACGGCCAGCGGCCCAGCTTCTTCTCGTGCACTTGCTCCCAGCATCCCTGCTGCCACGGCCAGCCCAGCTTCGTCTCCTGCACCTGCTGCCAGCATCCCTGCTGCCACGGCCAGCGGCCCTGCTGCGACCCCTTCTCCCATCATCCCTCAG GAACCGGACGACATGGAAAAGGAGCGATCCCTTCACTTACAGTTCCGGGAGGAGATGTCAAAGCTGAAAGGCAACAAGATATACTGTCTGATCTGCTATTTGAAGCGTGACCAAAAACTAGTGACTATGCAGAATGATCGGGATGATATCAACCATCACAATAGTGCATCTCACAAGGGGCGTCTTGTAGATTGTCCAAGTAAGGGCTGCCTTTTGGTGGCAACTAACAGACACGACATTGGCATTCATGCCATTTGTTGCCACCCTCacatgctctga